The following coding sequences lie in one Arachis ipaensis cultivar K30076 chromosome B05, Araip1.1, whole genome shotgun sequence genomic window:
- the LOC107642235 gene encoding uncharacterized protein LOC107642235, with the protein MSTITSSTFTNYNVPPSSISSSSTQFPIFHLTHFPKHLQCPNPLSISSRKPIATTTQIFCKSPEAEELSPKEDDEWLQKLPEKNKPLYSHSLPCIEAWLKSLGFYQSKDDRAVWLIQKADWHAHLYLDVTDLYIRYLKSGPGNLDKDVERRFSYALSREDIENAVLGGP; encoded by the exons atgtcaACCATTACATCCTCAACATTCACAAACTACAATGTTCCTCCGTCTTCAATCTCTTCAAGTTCAACTCAATTTCCAATCTTTCACCTAACCCATTTCCCAAAACACCTTCAATGTCCCAACCCACTTTCCATCTCGTCCAGAAAACCCATCGccacaaccacccaaattttCTGCAAGTCACCAGAAGCAGAAGAGTTGTCACCAAAAGAAGATGATGAGTGGCTTCAGAAGCTTCCAGAGAAGAACAAGCCTCTCTACTCACATAGCTTGCCTTGCATTGAGGCTTGGCTCAAGAGCCTTGGATTCTACCAGAGCAAGGATGATAGAGCTGTTTGGCTGATTCAAAAAGCTGATTGGCATGCTCATCTCTATTTAGATGTCACTGATCTCTACATAAG GTATTTGAAGAGTGGACCTGGGAATCTGGATAAGGATGTGGAGAGGAGGTTTAGTTATGCTCTGAGCAGAGAAGACATTGAGAATGCTGTACTTGGAGGACCATAA
- the LOC107644909 gene encoding uncharacterized protein LOC107644909 isoform X2: MNPFYSDFTPQYPYSPLNNYAWNIHRQPTTERYRNQINYGWQNMLHGGLNHSHFNFGDPTPPYGLGFPNDGAPAANFLLHQTARQINPFVAPSFQDDDVRAASFSQHQIGRRINRFATSPARPTNRVASPRARPTNRVASPRARPANPIVAPRARPFCEICGVWLSSSKNIEEHNKGRNHQNMLKEHKHTLKRHEKSEELRGIRRREREHVPNALGNIVDRSKTVRKSERRISVERQHKDYLGKFMAETSTVTAENAEGECRDKSVTRVYDSKRKIGGVNEGNDENKIKRIRRTIEASKHEGELRDNSVAEGCDSKPKPEGEVRHNSAAEGHDSKLKIGGTRGVNGKKIKRRRRVIKSSKSDTNAPSNCANAESTPQVPTGAPPEQPMPLQVLLPVPAVGSNSEPQIQPLVLANSEANVNDKSPISTDETNVQLPSSMSMEFNAPVNSSINNEILDGSCKVEEKMGVLDIIPMSIYVESTVQVPSAVPPQKPAPLLELSPLPPERLNSEPLIQPFVQVEAEQQASKDNVHNENQNPTHHETNVYLPSSISMEFDAPADSSTNTEISNENFIAKENMEVTTKLNIASVQENICFVCGDRGFEEALVYCYKCQIWARHRYCLDGPVIFTEQVIWFCEDCKPTVETCDSQNLEDTIQTRMEKTNFTKQIGEKNEFMKVCQPALKTVENTHVADLNLVELKDHVVAQPVNDPIWRGSLHVDNKSINSIITSINGLFAHLSDLACSLVSEETRRFPEKLSLDLFQRRAVWPSRFLKYEIDQNSIALYLFPDERCERDYDMLVDDIIRSDLAMRAVLEHVELLVFPSTVLPREYRRFKAKYYLWGVFKAKKT, translated from the exons ATGAATCCCTTCTATTCTGATTTTACTCCTCAATATCCTTATTCTCCTCTAAACAACTATGCATGGAACATTCATCGACAACCCACC ACTGAGAGATATCGAAATCAAATTAACTATGGCTGGCAAAATATGCTTCATGGAGGTTTAAATCACAGCCATTTTAATTTCGGTGATCCAACCCCTCCGTATGGTTTGGGTTTTCCAAATGATGGTGCTCCTGCTGCTAACTTCTTACTGCACCAAACTGCTAGACAAATTAATCCTTTTGTGGCCCCAAGCTTCCAAGATGATGATGTCAGAGCTGCTAGCTTCTCACAGCACCAAATTGGGAGACGGATTAATCGCTTTGCAACCTCACCAGCACGGCCAACTAATCGTGTTGCAAGTCCTCGAGCGCGGCCAACTAATCGTGTTGCAAGTCCACGAGCGCGTCCAGCTAATCCCATTGTAGCTCCCCGAGCAAGACCATTCTGTGAAATTTGTGGGGTTTGGTTGAGTAGTTCCAAAAACATAGAAGAACATAATAAAGGAAGGAACCATCAGAATATGTTGAAAGAACATAAGCATACGTTGAAAAGACATGAGAAGTCCGAGGAACTTAGAGGTATAAGAAGACGAGAGAGGGAGCATGTGCCAAATGCCCTTGGGAATATAGTAGATCGGTCTAAGACAGTTCGGAAATCCGAGAGAAGAATTTCTGTTGAAAGGCAGCACAAAGATTACCTGGGAAAATTCATGGCGGAGACTTCTACTGTTACAGCTGAAAATGCTGAAGGGGAATGTAGGGATAAATCTGTAACCAGGGTTTATGACTCCAAGAGGAAAATCGGAGGAGTTAATGAAGGCAATGATGAGAACAAGATTAAGAGGATAAGAAGGACTATCGAAGCATCAAAACATGAAGGGGAATTGAGGGATAACTCTGTTGCAGAGGGCTGTGATTCAAAGCCAAAACCTGAGGGAGAAGTGAGGCACAACTCTGCTGCAGAGGGTCATGATTCCAAGCTGAAGATTGGGGGAACTAGGGGAGTTAATGGCAAGAAAATTAAGCGGAGAAGAAGGGTCATCAAATCATCAAAATCTGACACCAATGCTCCATCAAATTGTGCAAATGCAGAGTCTACCCCTCAAGTACCTACAGGGGCACCACCAGAGCAGCCTATGCCACTGCAGGTACTCTTACCAGTACCAGCAGTGGGATCAAATTCTGAACCACAAATTCAACCTCTTGTACTAGCTAATTCAGAGGCCAATGTAAATGACAAGAGTCCCATTTCTACTGATGAAACAAATGTTCAATTGCCATCATCAATGTCAATGGAGTTCAATGCTCCTGTAAATTCTAGCATTAACAATGAAATTTTAGATGGAAGTtgcaaagttgaagaaaagatggGAGTACTTGACATCATTCCTATGTCAATTTATGTGGAGTCTACAGTCCAAGTACCTTCAGCAGTACCACCACAGAAGCCTGCACCATTATTGGAACTCTCACCATTACCTCCGGAGCGATTAAACTCTGAACCACTAATTCAACCTTTTGTACAAGTTGAAGCGGAACAGCAAGCATCCAAAGACAATGTACATAATGAGAATCAAAATCCTACGCATCATGAAACAAATGTTTATCTTCCATCATCAATCTCAATGGAATTTGATGCTCCTGCAGATTCTAGTACCAATACTGAAATTTCAAATGAAAATTTCATAgccaaagaaaatatggaagtcACCACCAAATTAAACATAGCATCAGTTCAG GAAAATATTTGTTTTGTATGCGGCGATCGAGGCTTTGAAGAGGCATTGGTTTATTGCTACAAGTGTCAAATATGGGCACGACATAG GTATTGTTTAGACGGACCTGTGATATTCACCGAGCAAGTTATATGGTTTTGTGAGGATTGTAAACCAACGGTAGAAACATGTGATTCTCAAAATTTAGAAGATACAATCCAAACCAGGATGGAAAAAACCAATTTCACAAAGCAAATAGGGGAGAAAAACGAGTTTATGAAAGTGTGTCAACCTGCTCTGAAAACGGTTGAAAACACTCATGTCGCTGATCTTAATCTTGTAGAATTAAAAGATCATGTTGTAGCACAACCTGTTAATGATCCAATTTGGAG AGGAAGTCTTCACGTCGACAACAAAAGTATCAATTCCATCATCACTTCCATCAATGGACTTTTCGCACATTTGTCCGATCTAGCTTGCTCCCTTGTTAGTGAGGAAACAAGACGTTTTCCAGAGAAGCTTTCCCTGGACTTGTTTCAAAGACGTGCAGTGTGGCCAAGTCGCTTCTTGAAGTATGAGATAGATCAGAACAGCATTGCACTTTATTTATTTCCTGATGAAAG ATGTGAAAGGGACTATGACATGTTAGTTGATGACATTATTCGCTCTGACCTTGCCATGAGAGCTGTGCTTGAACATGTAGAGCTCCTAGTTTTTCCTTCCACCGTGCTTCCGAGAGAATACCGGA GATTTAaagcaaagtactacttgtggggaGTCTTCAAAGCAAAGAAAACTTAA
- the LOC107642233 gene encoding probable membrane-associated kinase regulator 6 isoform X2, whose product MESSHSHSSQPLSIESFSYSWLVNLKPSLESLDSSLRTSLDAYYSDEASSFIEMDPRMPPSKRFFPKNSNSNCSQDFKFDFPTSSQSQSDADQLFSNGYLMPLFVQSLKMEEYDDHGVLDSNLPSLNSSSNASNGTAAPSSSAHSRCPSLKRCRTLSRRIIQKYLNFLRPLCRKLRGQNHSKTSSNSSTEKVVKRSQSVKNRGYYSEASPRISVAYSADDWRKSCDSESSIYEAVLHCKRSIERRS is encoded by the exons ATGGAAAGTTCACATTCACATTCTTCACAACCTCTTTCTATTGAAAGCTTCTCTTATAGTTGGTTAGTGAACCTTAAACCTTCACTAGAGAGCTTAGATAGTTCATTGAGAACTTCTCTTGATGCTTATTATTCTGATGAAGCTTCTTCATTCATTGAGATGGATCCAAGAATGCCACCTTCAAAGAGATTCTTCCCAAAGAACAGCAACAGCAACTGCTCTCAAGATTTCAAGTTTGATTTCCCAACTTCTTCACAATCACAAAGTGATGCAGATCAATTGTTTTCCAATGGCTACCTCATGCCTCTCTTTGTTCAATCATTGAAGATGGAAGAATATGATGATCATGGGGTCCTAGATTCCAATCTTCCAAGCCTAAATTCCTCTTCGAATGCGTCGAATGGCACGGCTGCGCCTTCTTCTTCGGCTCATTCGAGATGTCCTTCATTGAAAAGGTGCAGAACATTATCAAGGAGGATAATTCAAAAGTATCTGAATTTCTTAAGGCCCTTGTGTAGAAAACTGAGGGGTCAGAATCACAGCAAGACTAGTTCGAATTCGAGCACTGAGAAAGTTGTTAAGAGGAGTCAATCAGTGAAGAATAGGGGATACTATTCTGAAGCATCTCCTAGAATCAGTGTTGCTTATTCTGCAGATGATTGGAGAAAGTCTTGTGATTCTGAGAGCTCAATTTATGAAGCAGTTCTTCATTGCAAGAGATCAATTG AAAGAAGAAGCTAA
- the LOC107644906 gene encoding plastidial pyruvate kinase 2: MAQIVATTRSIQSTLLCPTSGSANERARNLLKPPTFSSKVFSSNGINKCPQDAFRSCRINARKSASVEVIPVSAEDDPKIEEQLRGVPQLLDASNGMWSKPTFRRKTKIVCTIGPSTNTKEMIWKLAEAGMNVARLNMSHGDHASHQKVIDLVKEYNAQAKDNVIAIMLDTKGPEVRSGDLPQPIMLSTGQEFTFTIQRGVGTAECVSVNYDDFVNDVEPGDMLLVDGGMMSLMVKSKTEDSVKCEVVDGGELKSRRHLNVRGKSATLPSITEKDWDDIKFGVDNQVDFYAVSFVKSAEVVHELKNYLKNSGTDIHVIVKIESADSIPNLHSIITASDGAMVARGDLGAELPIEEVPLLQEEIINLCRSMGKAVIVATNMLESMIVHPTPTRAEVSDIAIAVREGSDAIMLSGETAHGKYPLKAVKVMHTVALRTEATIPGGQMPPNIGQVFKNHMSEMFAYHATMMSNTLGTATVVFTRTGFMGILLSHYRPSGTIFAFTDDKRVQQRLALYQGVCPIYMGFCDDSEATFRRALDLLKNQGMVKEGEEVALVQSGRQPIWRSQTTHNIQVRKV; encoded by the exons ATGGCTCAGATTGTGGCAACAACACGATCCATTCAGAGCACCCTTTTGTGCCCCACTTCAGGATCTGCAAATGAAAGGGCGCGTAATCTCTTAAAGCCTCCAACTTTTTCCTCCAAGGTTTTCTCATCAAATGGGATCAACAAGTGCCCCCAAGATgcattcagaagctgcaggatcAATGCGAGGAAATCTGCATCTGTTGAAGTTATCCCTGTCTCCGCTGAAGATGATCCAAAg ATTGAGGAGCAATTGCGTGGTGTGCCGCAACTTCTTGATGCTTCGAATGGAATGTGGTCGAAGCCCACGTTTAGGCGCAAGACGAAGATAGTTTGTACTATTGGTCCTTCCACCAATACCAAGGAAATGATCTGGAAGCTGGCTGAGGCCGGCATGAATGTCGCTCGCCTCAATATGTCTCATGGAGACCATGCTTCACATCAGAAAGTTATTGACTTGGTTAAAGAATATAATGCACAAGCAAAGGACAATGTAATTGCAATTATGCTTGATACTAAG gGTCCTGAGGTGAGGAGTGGGGATCTGCCACAACCAATCATGCTATCAACTGGACAGGAATTCACTTTTACTATCCAAAGAGGTGTTGGAACTGCAGAGTGTGTTAGTGTGAACTATGATGATTTCGTCAATGATGTGGAACCTGGGGACATGCTTCTTGTTGATG GTGGTATGATGTCGTTGATGGTAAAATCTAAGACAGAAGATTCCGTTAAATGTGAAGTTGTTGACGGAGGAGAGCTCAAGTCAAGAAGGCATTTAAATGTTAGAGGAAAAAGTGCAACACTTCCTTCCATCACTG AGAAGGATTGGGATGATATCAAATTCGGAGTGGATAACCAAGTTGATTTCTATGCTGTCTCCTTTGTTAAGAGTGCTGAAGTTGTGCATGAACTGAAGAATTATTTGAAAA ACTCTGGAACTGATATACATGTCATCGTAAAAATTGAAAGTGCAGACTCTATACCAAACTTGCATTCCATTATCACTGCGTCTGACGGG GCTATGGTTGCCAGAGGAGATCTTGGTGCTGAGCTTCCTATTGAAGAGGTTCCACTTTTGCAG GAAGAGATAATCAACTTGTGCCGTAGCATGGGAAAAGCTGTTATTGTGGCCACAAATATGCTGGAAAGCATGATTGTTCACCCAACACCAACCAGAGCGGAAGTATCGGACATAGCAATTGCTGTTCGAGAAGGTTCTGATGCAATAATGCTGTCTGGAGAAACTGCCCACGGAAA GTATCCGCTAAAAGCTGTGAAAGTAATGCACACAGTTGCATTACGTACAGAGGCTACTATACCAGGGGGTCAAATGCCGCCTAATATCGGTCAAGTGTTCAAG AACCACATGAGTGAGATGTTTGCATACCATGCAACCATGATGTCTAACACCCTGGGCACCGCAACCGTCGTTTTTACGAGAACGGGTTTCATGGGCATCCTATTGAGCCACTATCGACCTTCTGGGACCATATTCGCCTTTACTGATGA TAAACGAGTACAACAGAGATTGGCACTGTATCAAGGAGTCTGCCCTATATACATGGGATTTTGCGATGATTCTGAAGCGACCTTCCGAAGAGCCTTGGATTTGTTGAAG AATCAAGGAATGgtgaaagaaggagaagaagtagCACTTGTACAAAGTGGTAGGCAACCTATATGGAGGTCCCAAACCACACACAATATCCAAGTTCGAAAAGTGTAA
- the LOC107642234 gene encoding acidic endochitinase-like: MASKPPPLSLLFIALSMLSSTTTSSSSGPGIAIYWGQNGKEGTLQQACATNNYKIVILAFLTVFGSGRTPKWNFAGHCGDWSPCTKLAPQIHYCQSQNIKVFLSLGGGIGHYSLSSPQDAREVALYLFESFLSGQHGPLGSVALDGIDFDIEEGSNLFYDDLVKAINAFSTKEKRIYLSAAPQCPYPDHYLDKAIKTGLFDYIWVQFYNNPPCQYSNGNPKKLFEYWDTWTSSVLPNNTVLLGLPAAPRAAGSGFVAAEVVADEILPYIRKGSNYGGVMLWSRYYDVQTNFSEKIKGSLMMRSALKLVKAIGDGIYEGLFSILNRRYVPKSASLRADV, translated from the coding sequence ATGGCTTCAAAACCACCACCACTGTCCCTCCTCTTCATTGCTCTCTCCAtgctctcttccaccaccaccagcaGCAGCTCCGGCCCCGGTATCGCCATCTACTGGGGCCAAAACGGCAAAGAAGGCACCTTACAACAAGCATGCGCCACAAACAACTACAAAATCGTAATCCTCGCATTTCTTACCGTCTTTGGCAGTGGCCGAACTCCGAAATGGAACTTCGCCGGCCACTGCGGCGATTGGAGCCCCTGCACCAAACTAGCCCCACAAATCCACTACTGCCAGAGCCAAAACATCAAGGTGTTCCTCTCCCTCGGCGGCGGCATCGGACACTACTCTCTCTCCTCGCCGCAAGACGCGAGGGAAGTTGCGCTCTATCTTTTTGAAAGCTTCCTCAGTGGCCAACACGGACCACTGGGAAGCGTGGCATTAGATGGCATTGACTTTGACATCGAAGAAGGGTCAAATCTTTTCTACGATGACTTAGTCAAAGCCATCAATGCATTCTCCACAAAGGAGAAAAGAATTTACCTATCTGCGGCGCCGCAATGTCCGTACCCAGATCACTACCTCGATAAAGCAATCAAAACTGGATTATTTGATTATATTTGGGTTCAATTCTATAACAACCCTCCATGCCAATACTCAAATGGAAACCCTAAGAAACTTTTCGAGTATTGGGACACGTGGACATCGTCGGTTTTGCCGAATAACACTGTCCTTTTGGGGCTTCCGGCGGCGCCTCGTGCCGCCGGAAGTGGGTTCGTAGCTGCTGAGGTTGTGGCGGATGAGATTCTTCCGTACATAAGAAAAGGTTCAAACTATGGAGGGGTTATGCTTTGGAGCAGATACTATGATGTTCAAACCAACTTCAGTGAGAAGATTAAGGGTAGCTTGATGATGAGATCTGCGTTGAAGTTAGTGAAAGCAATTGGAGATGGAATATATGAAGGCCTGTTTTCCATTTTGAACCGTCGTTATGTGCCTAAATCTGCTTCACTTAGGGCTGATGTTTGA
- the LOC107644909 gene encoding uncharacterized protein LOC107644909 isoform X1 has translation MNPFYSDFTPQYPYSPLNNYAWNIHRQPTTERYRNQINYGWQNMLHGGLNHSHFNFGDPTPPYGLGFPNDGAPAANFLLHQTARQINPFVAPSFQDDDVRAASFSQHQIGRRINRFATSPARPTNRVASPRARPTNRVASPRARPANPIVAPRARPFCEICGVWLSSSKNIEEHNKGRNHQNMLKEHKHTLKRHEKSEELRGIRRREREHVPNALGNIVDRSKTVRKSERRISVERQHKDYLGKFMAETSTVTAENAEGECRDKSVTRVYDSKRKIGGVNEGNDENKIKRIRRTIEASKHEGELRDNSVAEGCDSKPKPEGEVRHNSAAEGHDSKLKIGGTRGVNGKKIKRRRRVIKSSKSDTNAPSNCANAESTPQVPTGAPPEQPMPLQVLLPVPAVGSNSEPQIQPLVLANSEANVNDKSPISTDETNVQLPSSMSMEFNAPVNSSINNEILDGSCKVEEKMGVLDIIPMSIYVESTVQVPSAVPPQKPAPLLELSPLPPERLNSEPLIQPFVQVEAEQQASKDNVHNENQNPTHHETNVYLPSSISMEFDAPADSSTNTEISNENFIAKENMEVTTKLNIASVQLFQENICFVCGDRGFEEALVYCYKCQIWARHRYCLDGPVIFTEQVIWFCEDCKPTVETCDSQNLEDTIQTRMEKTNFTKQIGEKNEFMKVCQPALKTVENTHVADLNLVELKDHVVAQPVNDPIWRGSLHVDNKSINSIITSINGLFAHLSDLACSLVSEETRRFPEKLSLDLFQRRAVWPSRFLKYEIDQNSIALYLFPDERCERDYDMLVDDIIRSDLAMRAVLEHVELLVFPSTVLPREYRRFKAKYYLWGVFKAKKT, from the exons ATGAATCCCTTCTATTCTGATTTTACTCCTCAATATCCTTATTCTCCTCTAAACAACTATGCATGGAACATTCATCGACAACCCACC ACTGAGAGATATCGAAATCAAATTAACTATGGCTGGCAAAATATGCTTCATGGAGGTTTAAATCACAGCCATTTTAATTTCGGTGATCCAACCCCTCCGTATGGTTTGGGTTTTCCAAATGATGGTGCTCCTGCTGCTAACTTCTTACTGCACCAAACTGCTAGACAAATTAATCCTTTTGTGGCCCCAAGCTTCCAAGATGATGATGTCAGAGCTGCTAGCTTCTCACAGCACCAAATTGGGAGACGGATTAATCGCTTTGCAACCTCACCAGCACGGCCAACTAATCGTGTTGCAAGTCCTCGAGCGCGGCCAACTAATCGTGTTGCAAGTCCACGAGCGCGTCCAGCTAATCCCATTGTAGCTCCCCGAGCAAGACCATTCTGTGAAATTTGTGGGGTTTGGTTGAGTAGTTCCAAAAACATAGAAGAACATAATAAAGGAAGGAACCATCAGAATATGTTGAAAGAACATAAGCATACGTTGAAAAGACATGAGAAGTCCGAGGAACTTAGAGGTATAAGAAGACGAGAGAGGGAGCATGTGCCAAATGCCCTTGGGAATATAGTAGATCGGTCTAAGACAGTTCGGAAATCCGAGAGAAGAATTTCTGTTGAAAGGCAGCACAAAGATTACCTGGGAAAATTCATGGCGGAGACTTCTACTGTTACAGCTGAAAATGCTGAAGGGGAATGTAGGGATAAATCTGTAACCAGGGTTTATGACTCCAAGAGGAAAATCGGAGGAGTTAATGAAGGCAATGATGAGAACAAGATTAAGAGGATAAGAAGGACTATCGAAGCATCAAAACATGAAGGGGAATTGAGGGATAACTCTGTTGCAGAGGGCTGTGATTCAAAGCCAAAACCTGAGGGAGAAGTGAGGCACAACTCTGCTGCAGAGGGTCATGATTCCAAGCTGAAGATTGGGGGAACTAGGGGAGTTAATGGCAAGAAAATTAAGCGGAGAAGAAGGGTCATCAAATCATCAAAATCTGACACCAATGCTCCATCAAATTGTGCAAATGCAGAGTCTACCCCTCAAGTACCTACAGGGGCACCACCAGAGCAGCCTATGCCACTGCAGGTACTCTTACCAGTACCAGCAGTGGGATCAAATTCTGAACCACAAATTCAACCTCTTGTACTAGCTAATTCAGAGGCCAATGTAAATGACAAGAGTCCCATTTCTACTGATGAAACAAATGTTCAATTGCCATCATCAATGTCAATGGAGTTCAATGCTCCTGTAAATTCTAGCATTAACAATGAAATTTTAGATGGAAGTtgcaaagttgaagaaaagatggGAGTACTTGACATCATTCCTATGTCAATTTATGTGGAGTCTACAGTCCAAGTACCTTCAGCAGTACCACCACAGAAGCCTGCACCATTATTGGAACTCTCACCATTACCTCCGGAGCGATTAAACTCTGAACCACTAATTCAACCTTTTGTACAAGTTGAAGCGGAACAGCAAGCATCCAAAGACAATGTACATAATGAGAATCAAAATCCTACGCATCATGAAACAAATGTTTATCTTCCATCATCAATCTCAATGGAATTTGATGCTCCTGCAGATTCTAGTACCAATACTGAAATTTCAAATGAAAATTTCATAgccaaagaaaatatggaagtcACCACCAAATTAAACATAGCATCAGTTCAG TTATTCCAGGAAAATATTTGTTTTGTATGCGGCGATCGAGGCTTTGAAGAGGCATTGGTTTATTGCTACAAGTGTCAAATATGGGCACGACATAG GTATTGTTTAGACGGACCTGTGATATTCACCGAGCAAGTTATATGGTTTTGTGAGGATTGTAAACCAACGGTAGAAACATGTGATTCTCAAAATTTAGAAGATACAATCCAAACCAGGATGGAAAAAACCAATTTCACAAAGCAAATAGGGGAGAAAAACGAGTTTATGAAAGTGTGTCAACCTGCTCTGAAAACGGTTGAAAACACTCATGTCGCTGATCTTAATCTTGTAGAATTAAAAGATCATGTTGTAGCACAACCTGTTAATGATCCAATTTGGAG AGGAAGTCTTCACGTCGACAACAAAAGTATCAATTCCATCATCACTTCCATCAATGGACTTTTCGCACATTTGTCCGATCTAGCTTGCTCCCTTGTTAGTGAGGAAACAAGACGTTTTCCAGAGAAGCTTTCCCTGGACTTGTTTCAAAGACGTGCAGTGTGGCCAAGTCGCTTCTTGAAGTATGAGATAGATCAGAACAGCATTGCACTTTATTTATTTCCTGATGAAAG ATGTGAAAGGGACTATGACATGTTAGTTGATGACATTATTCGCTCTGACCTTGCCATGAGAGCTGTGCTTGAACATGTAGAGCTCCTAGTTTTTCCTTCCACCGTGCTTCCGAGAGAATACCGGA GATTTAaagcaaagtactacttgtggggaGTCTTCAAAGCAAAGAAAACTTAA
- the LOC110262689 gene encoding uncharacterized protein LOC110262689 → MDDFWSLICMDYDCSKARENPFCNDFKFLQDHSKCINNLLIICFDILLLIMLSFTMIKRTSSTPFHGQTRAERYSNLQLVSATSNGVLGLVHSCLGIWILEEMIRKNHTALPLNWWLVEFFQGITWLLASFTVLSLRLKHYPQRTLPEDSSRCSIFSSINLSTVMHIQSMSSRRKMEGKG, encoded by the exons ATGGATGATTTTTGGAGCCTGATTTGTATGGACTATGATTGTTCCAAGGCCAGAGAAAATCCTTTCTGTAATGATTTCAAGTTCTTGCAAGATCATTCCAAATGCATCAACAATTTGTTGAtcatttgctttgatatcttgcTGCTGATCATGCTGTCATTCACTATGATCAAGAGGACTTCATCAACTCCATTTCATGGCCAAACGCGAGCCGAAAGATACTCAAATTTGCAGCTAGTTTCTGCCACAAGCAATGGAGTTCTTGGCTTGGTGCATTCATGCTTAGGAATTTGGATTTTGGAGGAGATGATAAGAAAAAACCACACTGCATTGCCTCTTAATTGGTGGTTGGTAGAATTCTTTCAAGGAATCACATGGCTTTTAGCATCCTTCACAGTATTAAGTCTTCGGCTTAAACATTATCCG CAGAGGACTCTCCCTGAAGATAGCTCTAGATGTTCTATCTTTTCCAGCATCAATCTTAGTACTGTTATGCACATTCAAAGTATGTCATCGCGacgaaaaatggaaggaaaaggaTGA